In the Acidobacteriota bacterium genome, one interval contains:
- the lipA gene encoding lipoyl synthase, giving the protein MARRHPDWLKVRFPSGEEYRRVKLLLRRLHLHTVCESARCPNIGECFNRGVATFMILGDVCTRNCRFCNVEKGVPLPLDPEEPKRVAEAVVKLNLRYAVITSVTRDDLPDGGAGFFAETIKMIRKYSPSTRVEVLIPDFKGDPEALETVLSASPDVLNHNLETVRRLYPEVRPQADYERSLAVLKRAKEHVPSLLTKSGLMVGLGEDISEIKEAMADLRETGCDLLTLGQYLQPTPSHLPIARYYHPDEFRKLAREGMEMGFLHVEAGPLVRSSYRADLQFSHLDRGK; this is encoded by the coding sequence ATGGCACGTCGTCATCCTGATTGGCTTAAGGTCCGTTTCCCCAGTGGTGAGGAGTACCGGCGGGTGAAACTCTTACTGCGGAGGCTTCATCTCCATACCGTATGTGAGAGTGCTCGCTGTCCTAACATTGGGGAGTGCTTCAATCGCGGGGTGGCTACCTTTATGATCCTCGGTGATGTTTGTACCCGGAACTGTCGCTTCTGCAATGTAGAGAAAGGCGTCCCCTTACCCCTGGACCCTGAGGAGCCAAAGCGGGTGGCTGAAGCAGTGGTGAAGCTTAATCTCCGCTATGCGGTGATCACCTCGGTTACTCGGGACGACCTTCCCGATGGCGGTGCTGGCTTTTTTGCCGAGACGATAAAAATGATAAGAAAATATTCACCCTCAACCCGAGTAGAGGTGCTGATCCCCGATTTCAAGGGAGATCCTGAGGCGCTGGAGACCGTCCTTTCCGCTTCCCCCGATGTGCTCAATCATAACCTGGAAACGGTGAGAAGGCTCTACCCCGAGGTTAGGCCCCAGGCGGATTACGAGCGTTCACTCGCTGTTCTGAAACGGGCGAAGGAACACGTCCCCTCTCTTCTCACTAAGTCTGGATTAATGGTTGGGTTAGGGGAGGATATCTCGGAGATAAAGGAGGCGATGGCAGATCTCCGGGAAACGGGATGCGACCTTCTCACCTTGGGACAGTACCTCCAGCCTACCCCTTCTCATCTCCCCATTGCCCGCTATTACCATCCCGATGAGTTTAGGAAGCTCGCCAGAGAAGGGATGGAGATGGGGTTTTTGCATGTGGAGGCGGGTCCCCTTGTCCGCAGTTCTTACCGAGCAGATTTACAGTTTTCTCACCTGGATAGAGGTAAGTAA
- a CDS encoding UvrD-helicase domain-containing protein, with the protein MPKRKTELDLVSQLNPSQREAVVTTEGPLLVLAGAGSGKTRVITYRVAYLLSEERVPPENILALTFTNKAASEMKERIKGLVSLKSLPFIGTFHSFCARFLRCEVEKLNSPINSHFAIYDEEDQLSLLKEVMRELSIPPSLIKPREALSRISWLKNRMIPIEALPPGAKNELTKKIFPHYQERLKRANALDFDDLLLLTLDLLDSSPEVLTRYQELYRYILVDEFQDTNRPQYLILRLLAGKHRNLCVVGDEDQSIYRFRGAEIGNVFDFERDFPEAKVIRLEENYRSTKRILSAAGALIKNNKKRKGKNLWTNNEEGEKICYFQGRDELEEAEFVARKISQLKGKVPFSEIAVLYRTNFQSRVFEEALVRRGIPYTIIGGFRFFERKEIKDITAYLNLLVNPDDEIALRRAINTPSRGIGEKTFAVLSSFASSHKLPLYIAIRDHLEEISLPSRGKHSLRSFVSLIEELRRQSETLPPSKLIRRVVEASGYTSYLLEEGEKGEDRLANIREFIVAAREFEESEGGDLTSFLDRIHLTSDQDYLGEEARVVLMTLHCAKGLEFSVVFLVGMEEGLFPHPKSLNSPDELEEERRLCYVGMTRAKKKLYLTSAGRRRVFESYQFRHPSRFLNEIPPELINLPDEEERRTTPPRKEEKGGSLENIKRFFAERGIEIELPKEKEEEEIAPGCRVIHKTYGEGVVLDEEGKGEEKKITVYFPNRGRKKFVLKYAPIKRL; encoded by the coding sequence GTGCCAAAAAGAAAGACAGAGCTCGATCTCGTATCTCAACTCAACCCCTCCCAGAGGGAAGCGGTGGTTACCACAGAGGGACCACTTCTGGTGCTTGCGGGTGCCGGCTCAGGTAAAACCCGGGTGATTACCTATCGGGTCGCTTATCTCCTTTCAGAGGAAAGGGTCCCCCCAGAAAACATACTCGCCCTTACCTTCACCAACAAAGCCGCTTCCGAGATGAAGGAGCGGATAAAAGGGCTCGTTTCTCTCAAATCCCTTCCTTTCATAGGCACATTCCATTCTTTCTGCGCCCGGTTTTTAAGATGTGAAGTGGAAAAGCTTAACTCCCCAATAAATTCCCATTTCGCTATCTACGATGAAGAGGACCAGCTCTCTTTGTTGAAAGAGGTTATGCGAGAGTTGAGCATCCCTCCCTCCTTGATAAAACCTCGGGAAGCCCTCTCAAGGATAAGCTGGCTCAAAAACCGAATGATCCCGATCGAAGCGTTACCCCCGGGGGCGAAAAACGAACTTACAAAAAAGATATTTCCCCACTACCAGGAACGACTAAAACGGGCAAACGCCCTCGACTTCGACGATCTCCTCCTTCTAACCCTTGATCTTCTGGATTCTTCTCCCGAAGTATTAACCCGCTATCAAGAACTCTATCGCTATATCCTGGTCGATGAGTTCCAGGATACCAATCGCCCCCAATATCTCATCCTACGGCTACTCGCAGGAAAACATCGCAATCTCTGTGTGGTGGGAGATGAGGACCAGTCCATCTACCGTTTCCGAGGGGCAGAGATAGGAAATGTGTTCGACTTCGAGCGAGATTTCCCCGAAGCGAAGGTGATAAGACTCGAGGAGAATTACCGCTCGACCAAAAGGATCTTAAGTGCTGCAGGTGCCCTAATAAAGAACAACAAAAAGAGAAAGGGCAAAAATCTATGGACTAATAATGAGGAAGGAGAGAAAATATGCTATTTTCAGGGGCGAGATGAACTCGAGGAAGCAGAGTTCGTTGCCCGAAAGATCTCTCAGCTAAAGGGAAAGGTTCCCTTCTCCGAGATAGCGGTTCTCTACCGAACAAATTTCCAATCCCGGGTGTTCGAGGAAGCATTGGTGAGAAGGGGCATCCCCTATACCATCATTGGCGGATTCCGCTTCTTCGAACGAAAGGAGATCAAAGACATAACCGCCTATCTCAACCTACTGGTAAACCCCGATGATGAAATCGCCTTAAGACGGGCGATAAACACCCCGTCGCGGGGCATCGGGGAGAAGACTTTCGCCGTCCTCTCCTCCTTCGCCTCCTCCCACAAACTTCCCCTCTACATCGCCATTCGAGACCATCTTGAGGAGATCTCCCTTCCCAGCCGGGGGAAACACTCCCTTCGCTCCTTCGTAAGCCTCATCGAAGAACTCAGAAGACAGAGCGAAACCCTTCCTCCATCCAAGTTGATAAGGAGGGTGGTTGAGGCATCCGGATATACCTCCTATCTCCTCGAGGAGGGAGAAAAGGGAGAGGACCGCCTCGCAAATATCAGGGAGTTCATTGTTGCTGCTCGGGAGTTCGAGGAGAGCGAGGGTGGTGATCTTACCTCGTTCCTCGATCGGATTCATCTCACTTCGGATCAGGACTATCTTGGAGAGGAAGCAAGGGTGGTGTTAATGACCCTTCACTGTGCTAAGGGACTTGAATTCTCGGTTGTTTTCCTTGTAGGGATGGAGGAAGGACTTTTCCCCCATCCAAAAAGCCTCAATTCTCCGGACGAGCTTGAGGAGGAGCGGAGGCTCTGCTATGTGGGGATGACCCGAGCGAAAAAGAAACTTTACCTCACCTCAGCGGGAAGAAGGCGGGTGTTCGAGAGTTATCAGTTTCGCCATCCCTCCCGCTTCCTCAACGAGATCCCCCCAGAGCTCATCAACCTCCCTGATGAGGAGGAGAGAAGAACTACTCCCCCAAGAAAAGAAGAGAAAGGTGGGAGCTTAGAGAACATAAAACGGTTCTTCGCCGAAAGAGGTATTGAGATAGAATTGCCTAAAGAAAAAGAAGAGGAAGAAATCGCTCCAGGCTGTCGAGTAATCCACAAAACATACGGGGAGGGAGTGGTCCTCGACGAGGAGGGAAAGGGAGAGGAGAAAAAGATAACCGTCTATTTCCCCAATCGAGGAAGGAAGAAATTTGTGTTAAAATATGCTCCAATAAAGAGGCTTTAG
- a CDS encoding chloride channel protein: MEGSKEMIRSVRIKVGKLFHHLFRRSPELGAALLAVAIGVISGYGAVLFRLLIRFFQNLFYGPGENFLWTLVSTPWYRILLIPALGGLIIGPIIVKLARETKGHGVPEVMEAVALRGGKIRGRVGLVKILVSAICIGSGGSVGREGPIVQIGSSAGSAIGQFLRVSERMRKTLVGCGAAGGIAATFNAPIAGVMFALEVILGDFGINTFSPIVLSSVTATVIAHFYLGNQPAFSIPSYRLVSAYEIFLYALLGIAAGLVAVFFTTLLYKTEDLFENMGKIPEFIKPAIGGLIIGAIGLKFPHIFGVGYETIDLALFGKLTLTFLLFLTFLKVVATSITLGAGGSGGIFAPSLFIGAMLGGSLGEFFHHFYPAITASPGAYSLVGMGALVAGTTHAPITAILILFELTRDYTIILPLMVAAVISTVVARRLKEPSIYTLKLLRRGVNIKRGREEAILASILVKNALSGSKVVIPEDAPFTEVVGILLESPYRQLPVVDKEGRLVGIVSYDLIKRFIGKGGGRREKAVARDIAQTKDVPSIPEDANLLTALETFSIKDFEHIPVVESKGSRKVIGILGRRDILRTYQQALAKRSLIEG, from the coding sequence ATGGAAGGATCGAAAGAGATGATTCGCTCTGTCAGGATAAAGGTGGGCAAACTTTTCCACCATCTGTTTCGACGCTCTCCAGAGCTGGGGGCGGCTTTACTTGCGGTAGCAATAGGGGTTATTAGTGGATACGGGGCGGTCCTTTTCCGTCTTCTGATCCGCTTTTTCCAGAATCTTTTCTATGGACCAGGAGAAAACTTCCTTTGGACCCTCGTCTCAACCCCCTGGTACCGCATTCTCCTCATTCCTGCTTTAGGCGGACTTATAATTGGACCGATCATCGTCAAGCTCGCTCGGGAGACAAAGGGACACGGGGTTCCCGAGGTAATGGAAGCGGTAGCCCTTCGCGGAGGGAAGATAAGGGGCAGGGTAGGGTTGGTGAAGATCCTCGTTTCTGCTATCTGCATTGGTTCTGGAGGATCGGTGGGGCGCGAGGGACCAATCGTTCAGATCGGCTCTTCCGCTGGCTCTGCCATAGGCCAATTCCTCCGGGTGTCCGAAAGGATGAGAAAGACACTGGTGGGTTGCGGAGCTGCGGGGGGGATAGCCGCCACCTTTAACGCTCCTATTGCTGGGGTGATGTTCGCCCTTGAAGTCATCCTTGGGGACTTCGGTATCAACACCTTCAGCCCCATCGTTCTCTCCTCTGTTACCGCCACGGTTATCGCTCACTTCTACCTCGGGAATCAACCCGCCTTTTCCATTCCTTCATACCGACTGGTAAGTGCTTACGAAATTTTTCTCTACGCTCTGCTCGGAATAGCAGCAGGCTTGGTAGCGGTCTTCTTCACCACCCTCCTTTATAAGACGGAAGACCTATTTGAAAATATGGGGAAGATACCCGAGTTTATAAAACCAGCGATCGGCGGGTTGATCATCGGGGCAATAGGCCTCAAGTTCCCCCACATCTTCGGGGTGGGGTATGAGACCATAGACCTCGCTCTCTTCGGAAAGCTCACTCTGACCTTCCTCCTCTTCCTCACCTTTCTAAAGGTGGTAGCTACCTCGATCACCCTCGGTGCTGGCGGTTCTGGAGGTATCTTCGCCCCCTCTCTCTTCATCGGAGCGATGCTTGGGGGTAGCTTAGGCGAGTTTTTCCACCATTTCTATCCCGCGATAACAGCAAGCCCTGGGGCTTACAGCCTGGTAGGAATGGGGGCATTGGTTGCCGGAACGACCCACGCCCCAATAACCGCTATTCTTATCCTCTTCGAACTCACCAGGGACTATACCATAATCCTCCCCCTGATGGTTGCCGCCGTAATAAGCACTGTGGTAGCAAGAAGGCTGAAAGAACCCTCCATCTACACCCTAAAACTGCTCCGTAGAGGGGTCAATATTAAACGAGGAAGGGAAGAGGCGATCCTTGCTTCGATTTTGGTTAAGAACGCCTTATCGGGGTCAAAGGTGGTGATACCGGAGGACGCTCCCTTCACTGAAGTGGTGGGTATCCTCCTTGAGAGCCCTTACCGCCAATTACCGGTGGTGGATAAAGAGGGAAGACTCGTCGGAATCGTCTCCTACGATTTAATAAAGCGGTTCATAGGCAAAGGAGGAGGAAGAAGGGAGAAAGCGGTAGCCCGAGACATCGCTCAAACGAAGGATGTCCCTTCGATTCCTGAGGATGCTAATCTCCTTACCGCCCTCGAAACCTTCAGCATCAAAGACTTCGAACATATCCCGGTGGTAGAATCTAAAGGATCGCGAAAGGTGATAGGTATATTGGGAAGGAGGGATATCCTCCGTACCTACCAACAGGCACTTGCCAAACGATCGCTCATAGAGGGGTAA
- the glmS gene encoding glutamine--fructose-6-phosphate transaminase (isomerizing): MCGIIGYLGEKDAVPIIIDGLKHLAYRGYDSAGIAVIGKNGLELRRSVGKIANLEKLITSNPISGSCGVGHTRWATHGRPSEENAHPHRDCRGEIVVVHNGIIENYLSLRKELSSRGHKFITETDTEVIAHLIEENFTETLEEAVLTAIKKLAGVYALAVISTRDPGKIIGVKKGPPLVLGIGEGEYFLASDLPPLLFHTREVIFLDDGELTIITKEGIRVINFSGEQIKKETRHIDWDPVMAEKGGYRHFMQKEIHEQPRAVRDTILGRYSLERGEVILDEIGLSRKELAGINRIFIVACGTSWHASLCGKFMIEELARIPVEVDYGSEFRYRKPVAGESDLTIAITQSGETADTLAAMDLAKKMGSKVITICNVVGSMATRKADGVIYTHAGPEIGVASTKTFTAQLAALSLFALHLGQAKGILSSDGVRGELTELSTIPKKMEDILANAEEIELIARELFRFENFLYLGRGINYPIALEGALKLKEISYIHAEGYPAGEMKHGPIALIDGAFPVVAIAPRDRVYEKMLGNIEEVRARNGIVIVVANEEDTEIEKRADFVLKIPKTNYLLSPLLTAIPLQLLAYYIAIRRGCDVDQPRNLAKSVTVE, encoded by the coding sequence ATGTGCGGTATAATTGGATACTTAGGGGAAAAAGATGCCGTTCCCATCATCATTGATGGATTGAAGCACCTCGCCTATCGAGGGTATGATTCCGCGGGCATAGCAGTGATCGGGAAAAATGGGCTCGAGTTGAGGCGAAGTGTAGGGAAAATCGCCAACCTCGAGAAGTTGATAACAAGCAATCCCATTTCCGGCTCCTGTGGAGTGGGGCATACCAGATGGGCAACCCATGGCAGACCGTCGGAGGAAAACGCCCATCCCCATCGCGACTGCAGAGGGGAGATCGTAGTCGTTCACAATGGGATAATCGAAAACTACCTCTCATTGAGAAAAGAGCTTTCCTCCCGAGGGCACAAGTTCATAACCGAGACCGATACCGAGGTGATCGCCCATCTGATCGAGGAGAATTTTACGGAAACGCTTGAGGAAGCGGTACTCACTGCCATCAAAAAACTCGCTGGGGTCTATGCCCTGGCGGTGATTTCAACTCGTGACCCAGGAAAGATCATCGGGGTGAAAAAAGGACCCCCTCTCGTCCTCGGGATAGGAGAGGGGGAGTATTTCCTCGCCTCCGATCTTCCGCCACTTCTCTTTCATACTCGGGAAGTGATCTTCCTCGATGACGGGGAACTTACCATTATAACCAAAGAAGGGATAAGAGTAATTAACTTCTCAGGAGAACAGATTAAAAAGGAGACCCGACATATAGACTGGGATCCAGTAATGGCGGAAAAGGGGGGCTACCGCCATTTTATGCAGAAGGAGATCCACGAACAGCCACGAGCGGTAAGGGATACCATCCTCGGGCGATACTCCCTCGAGCGGGGAGAGGTGATCCTTGACGAGATTGGCCTCTCGAGAAAGGAGCTCGCCGGAATAAATCGCATCTTCATCGTTGCCTGCGGCACCTCGTGGCATGCCTCCCTTTGCGGGAAGTTTATGATAGAGGAACTTGCCCGGATACCGGTTGAGGTCGATTATGGTTCCGAATTCCGCTATCGGAAACCGGTAGCAGGGGAGAGTGATCTCACCATAGCCATAACTCAGTCCGGTGAGACAGCGGATACTTTGGCAGCGATGGATTTAGCCAAAAAGATGGGGTCAAAGGTAATCACCATCTGCAATGTGGTGGGAAGTATGGCAACCAGGAAAGCAGATGGGGTGATCTATACCCATGCTGGACCTGAAATTGGGGTCGCTTCTACCAAAACCTTTACTGCACAGCTTGCCGCTTTATCCCTCTTTGCCCTTCACCTTGGGCAAGCGAAGGGGATACTTTCCTCAGATGGGGTAAGAGGGGAACTTACCGAACTCTCCACCATCCCCAAAAAGATGGAAGATATCCTCGCTAATGCGGAGGAGATCGAGCTTATTGCCCGGGAGCTCTTCCGTTTTGAGAACTTTTTATACTTGGGAAGGGGGATAAACTATCCCATTGCCCTTGAGGGAGCGTTGAAGCTGAAAGAAATATCCTACATTCACGCCGAAGGGTATCCTGCAGGGGAAATGAAACACGGTCCCATCGCCTTGATTGACGGCGCCTTTCCCGTAGTGGCTATCGCTCCCCGAGATCGGGTCTACGAGAAGATGCTGGGGAACATCGAGGAGGTAAGGGCACGGAATGGAATAGTCATTGTGGTGGCGAACGAGGAGGATACCGAGATTGAAAAGAGGGCGGATTTTGTCCTCAAGATACCAAAGACAAATTACCTCCTCTCACCCCTTCTAACCGCAATCCCCTTACAGCTTCTCGCTTATTACATCGCTATCCGCCGTGGCTGCGATGTGGACCAACCGCGAAACCTGGCAAAAAGCGTTACTGTAGAATAA
- the glmU gene encoding bifunctional UDP-N-acetylglucosamine diphosphorylase/glucosamine-1-phosphate N-acetyltransferase GlmU has protein sequence MGKKLTVAILAAGKGKRMSSALPKVLHPILGRPMLFYVIEAVRYLSPRRLFVVVGTGEEEVRKEFADFPLTFVTQKEQFGTAHALSILSSYLEDEEGELMVVNGDTPLLRGETLSAMLSFHRKEKNKATVLTTVLEDPTGYGRIIRNDGGGFSHIVEERDATPGERRIKEVNAGVYIFSLPHPFTVIPEIKRDNEQGEYYLPDALPLLKKRGEKIGLFPAPDPKETLGVNNRIELSAATRILRERILTELALSGATIIDPLSTFIEPGVIVEPDAIIHPFVVIRGRSRIGRGSEIHPFTYLVDTVTAEEVTIYPNTVIMGAEIGRAAKIGPFSRIRPETKIGEKAKIGNFVEVKNSEIGEGSKASHLSYLGDSTVGPGVNVGAGTITCNYDGVSKHPTIIGPEAFIGSNTALVAPIKIGAGSYIGAGSTITHDVPENALAIGRAKQVIIKDWALKRRKKKD, from the coding sequence ATGGGAAAGAAACTCACTGTTGCCATCTTAGCAGCCGGGAAGGGGAAGAGGATGTCTTCTGCTCTTCCTAAGGTGCTTCATCCCATCCTGGGAAGACCAATGCTTTTTTATGTAATAGAAGCAGTACGCTATCTTTCTCCGAGGAGATTATTTGTCGTAGTAGGAACCGGCGAGGAAGAAGTAAGAAAAGAATTTGCCGATTTCCCCCTCACCTTTGTCACCCAAAAGGAACAGTTCGGCACCGCCCACGCTCTTTCCATCCTCTCTTCTTACCTTGAGGATGAAGAGGGGGAACTAATGGTAGTAAACGGCGATACCCCCCTTCTCCGAGGGGAAACCCTCTCCGCAATGCTTTCCTTCCACCGAAAAGAAAAAAACAAGGCAACGGTACTCACCACTGTTCTTGAGGACCCTACTGGCTACGGGCGGATCATTCGCAACGACGGAGGAGGATTTTCCCACATCGTCGAAGAGCGGGACGCTACCCCGGGGGAGAGAAGAATAAAGGAAGTAAACGCCGGAGTCTATATTTTCTCCCTCCCTCACCCCTTCACCGTAATCCCTGAGATAAAACGGGATAATGAGCAGGGAGAATACTATCTTCCCGACGCCCTCCCCCTTTTGAAGAAACGGGGAGAAAAGATAGGATTGTTTCCTGCTCCTGACCCTAAGGAGACCCTTGGGGTTAACAATCGGATCGAGCTTTCAGCAGCTACCAGGATCCTCCGGGAGCGGATCCTCACCGAACTTGCCCTTTCTGGGGCTACCATTATCGATCCTCTCTCCACCTTCATCGAACCTGGGGTAATCGTGGAACCAGATGCCATCATTCACCCCTTCGTGGTTATAAGAGGTCGCTCCCGCATCGGAAGAGGAAGTGAAATTCATCCCTTTACCTATCTTGTGGACACAGTTACCGCCGAAGAGGTAACAATCTACCCCAATACGGTGATAATGGGGGCGGAGATCGGCCGTGCTGCTAAGATCGGTCCCTTTTCCCGAATAAGACCGGAGACAAAGATCGGGGAGAAGGCCAAGATAGGGAATTTTGTAGAGGTGAAAAACTCCGAAATCGGGGAGGGGAGTAAAGCCTCTCACCTCTCTTACCTGGGGGATAGCACCGTAGGTCCTGGAGTTAATGTAGGGGCGGGAACCATCACCTGCAATTACGACGGCGTCTCCAAGCACCCCACGATAATTGGTCCCGAGGCGTTTATCGGTAGCAACACCGCCCTCGTCGCTCCGATCAAGATCGGCGCTGGTTCATATATTGGCGCTGGTTCAACCATAACCCACGATGTTCCGGAGAACGCCCTCGCCATTGGAAGGGCAAAGCAGGTGATAATAAAAGACTGGGCTCTCAAAAGGAGGAAAAAGAAGGACTGA
- a CDS encoding tetratricopeptide repeat protein: MPKVFSEEEERFLRKNFRKFSNKELAEKLNTTERSIEAKLRRLGLRRKEKVKEVEKVTEVKPKEKDKALCLYEEGLFKLREGEYAEARKRFERIIKEFPERASICDRAKTYITICDRRLSEEIFTPKTAEDFYYLGIIHGNRGEYEEALSYYQKALGLSPNNEKILYLIAGAYAQLGKEKEAIKNLKRAIELNPANRILAREEDDFAPLREKKEFIKLTGSTKKD; this comes from the coding sequence GTGCCTAAGGTCTTCTCGGAGGAAGAAGAGCGCTTCCTCCGCAAAAATTTTAGGAAATTTAGCAACAAAGAGCTTGCAGAGAAACTCAATACTACCGAACGCTCGATCGAAGCGAAATTAAGACGCTTAGGGCTACGGAGAAAGGAAAAAGTGAAGGAGGTGGAAAAGGTGACCGAGGTAAAGCCCAAGGAAAAAGACAAGGCGCTCTGCCTCTATGAAGAGGGGCTCTTCAAGCTAAGGGAGGGGGAGTACGCTGAGGCAAGAAAACGGTTTGAGCGGATAATCAAGGAGTTCCCAGAGCGAGCAAGCATCTGCGACCGGGCAAAGACCTACATCACCATCTGCGACCGGCGACTCTCAGAGGAGATATTCACCCCTAAAACCGCTGAGGATTTCTATTATCTAGGGATAATTCACGGCAATCGTGGGGAATATGAAGAAGCCCTCTCTTACTACCAAAAAGCTCTTGGGCTCTCTCCAAACAATGAAAAAATCCTCTACCTTATAGCCGGTGCTTATGCTCAATTGGGAAAGGAGAAGGAAGCGATTAAGAACCTTAAACGGGCAATAGAGCTTAACCCAGCAAACCGCATCCTCGCTCGGGAAGAGGACGACTTTGCCCCTCTTCGAGAGAAAAAGGAGTTCATCAAGCTGACCGGAAGTACAAAGAAAGATTAA